The following proteins are co-located in the Sulfurovum sp. TSL6 genome:
- the argH gene encoding argininosuccinate lyase, with protein sequence MSKKIASARISEKSSQLLQDLNNSLPFDKVLYAEDIEGSRAHAYMLCEQGIISKEDYEKIEGGLYEILGEIESGVFKLDGDDEDIHMAIEGRLTEKVGDAGKRMHTARSRNDQIALDFRLYVQNNTKAIAELLLKNITTLVNVAEENAEVMLPGMTHLQHAQPINFGYHMMAYASMFKRDYERFMSSYERNNYSPIGCAALAGTPHPINRQTTSDKLGFNAPTLNCLDTVSDRDFALEILFNISTMMMHMSRLSEELILWSASEFRWVTLSDRHATGSSIMPQKKNPDIPELLRGKTGRVNGNLVALLTVMKGLPLAYNKDMQEDKEGVFDSVRTATLSLQVLEEMIADMTVNAEQMEAACMIGHLSATDLADYLVKEAGLPFRDAYHITGNAVNLAEEKGLDISELSLEDLQSIDERIGEGVVALLDNRASMNARQSEGGTATVRTLEQVESLKDWLDKQK encoded by the coding sequence ATGTCTAAAAAAATTGCATCTGCAAGAATCTCTGAAAAGAGTTCACAATTACTTCAAGATCTCAATAACTCACTTCCATTTGATAAAGTACTCTACGCTGAAGATATAGAGGGTTCACGTGCACATGCTTATATGCTTTGTGAACAGGGTATCATCTCTAAAGAGGATTATGAGAAGATAGAAGGCGGATTGTATGAGATACTGGGTGAAATAGAATCCGGTGTCTTTAAACTTGATGGTGATGATGAAGATATCCACATGGCAATAGAAGGAAGACTGACTGAAAAGGTTGGCGATGCAGGTAAACGTATGCATACTGCACGTAGCCGTAATGACCAGATAGCACTTGACTTCAGACTCTATGTACAGAACAACACAAAAGCCATTGCAGAGCTGCTTTTAAAGAACATTACTACACTTGTAAATGTAGCAGAAGAAAATGCAGAAGTGATGCTCCCTGGTATGACACACTTGCAGCATGCTCAGCCTATAAACTTTGGTTACCATATGATGGCTTATGCAAGTATGTTTAAACGTGACTATGAGCGTTTTATGAGCTCTTATGAGCGTAACAACTACTCTCCTATTGGTTGTGCTGCATTGGCCGGTACACCACACCCTATTAACAGACAGACTACTTCAGATAAATTGGGCTTCAATGCTCCGACTTTAAACTGTCTTGACACGGTTAGTGATCGTGACTTTGCCTTAGAGATCCTTTTTAATATTTCTACTATGATGATGCATATGAGCCGTTTGAGTGAAGAGCTGATCTTGTGGTCTGCAAGTGAATTTAGATGGGTAACACTTTCGGACCGTCATGCAACAGGTTCTTCCATCATGCCACAAAAGAAAAATCCTGACATCCCTGAACTTCTCAGAGGAAAAACAGGACGTGTAAACGGTAACCTGGTTGCACTTCTTACAGTCATGAAAGGTTTACCACTTGCGTACAACAAAGATATGCAAGAGGACAAAGAGGGTGTATTTGACTCTGTGAGAACAGCCACACTTTCACTACAAGTACTCGAGGAGATGATAGCAGACATGACAGTCAATGCAGAGCAGATGGAAGCCGCATGTATGATAGGCCATCTCTCTGCAACAGACCTTGCCGATTACCTCGTAAAAGAAGCAGGACTTCCTTTCCGTGATGCCTACCACATCACAGGTAATGCAGTAAACTTGGCAGAAGAGAAAGGGCTTGATATCTCTGAACTTTCTTTGGAAGATCTGCAAAGCATAGACGAACGTATAGGTGAAGGTGTAGTAGCTCTCCTTGACAACCGTGCTTCTATGAATGCCCGCCAGTCAGAAGGCGGAACTGCTACTGTGAGAACTTTAGAGCAGGTTGAGAGTTTGAAGGATTGGTTAGATAAACAAAAGTAG
- the pheT gene encoding phenylalanine--tRNA ligase subunit beta has product MIVTRSWLNEFIDLSDVSNEKLYETFNSIGLEVDSLTQIEIAEKVVVGKILSCEKHPDADKLNVCKIDVGSGTRQIVCGAANVVDAEYVAVATIGAVLPGDFKIKHAKLRGVESEGMVCASSELGLPDTGKGIMILDESIGKLEAGKELCSYEKVADTLIELELTANRGDCLSIYGVARDLSTALDIELKTFEYKQEEKIKLGIAREAELHHTGEMDADLHYKLATIENISSNFLVQLRLAMVGVEAEGKLASMLAYATHTTGVVLRAYNSKIFRNEENKISVQTVAKAKGIIEIIGNEKVLSVVGVLQEEECIANDKTKELLIEASYINPDTLVEAVANTSLTTDELYYKTSRGSNPDLYFGLSFLASMMDNYTDISCYEGSLIVSAEKEHETVIVDAKEISAIIGMDIEIGKIVTILHKLGFEINSMGHDLIAAVVPHFRHDIKHLQDIAEEIVRIVGINNIEAKPFVFAEKPRLNATTDRYKAKKAFKNRAVGVSFNENVSYVFSERSLLEKCGFSTLEETLELANPIAEELNTLRSTILVNLLNAVKRNVSYSKKSIPLFEIGAVFGSKREEREVIAFVFSGQVESENVRNAGKPKMIDFASFTQKVGAVIGAFELVPCTYENGLIHPYQSANIIVDGKVCGFISKLHLTVQESFGIPETFIAEIDFDALLPKHINATPISKFQGVYKDLSVVIDKSLNYYEVAKVLNALELPMLRDSYPVDIYEDEKLGDKKSLTVRFFIQAMEKTLEESDIEAVMGHIMTALETECKAELR; this is encoded by the coding sequence ATGATAGTAACAAGAAGTTGGTTAAATGAATTTATAGACCTTAGTGATGTGTCTAACGAGAAGCTTTATGAAACGTTTAACTCCATAGGACTGGAAGTTGACAGTCTGACTCAAATAGAGATAGCGGAAAAAGTAGTGGTAGGGAAGATCCTTTCTTGTGAAAAACATCCTGATGCAGATAAACTCAATGTATGTAAGATAGATGTGGGAAGCGGAACAAGACAGATCGTCTGTGGTGCAGCTAATGTAGTGGATGCAGAATATGTGGCAGTAGCAACGATAGGTGCTGTACTCCCTGGTGACTTTAAGATCAAACATGCGAAACTCCGTGGTGTCGAGAGTGAAGGTATGGTATGTGCTTCTTCTGAACTTGGCTTACCCGATACGGGCAAAGGGATCATGATACTGGATGAAAGTATCGGTAAACTTGAAGCGGGTAAAGAGTTATGTTCTTATGAAAAGGTAGCAGACACACTCATCGAGCTTGAACTGACTGCCAACAGAGGGGATTGTCTAAGCATTTATGGTGTGGCAAGAGACTTGAGTACCGCACTTGATATTGAGTTGAAAACGTTTGAATATAAACAAGAAGAGAAGATCAAACTGGGTATCGCCAGAGAAGCAGAGCTTCACCATACAGGTGAAATGGATGCCGATCTCCATTATAAACTGGCAACGATAGAAAATATTTCCAGTAATTTCCTTGTACAGTTACGTTTAGCCATGGTAGGTGTAGAAGCCGAAGGAAAACTTGCAAGTATGCTGGCATATGCAACGCATACCACAGGCGTAGTGTTACGTGCCTATAACAGTAAAATATTCCGTAATGAGGAAAATAAGATCTCTGTACAGACGGTAGCAAAAGCAAAAGGTATTATCGAGATCATCGGAAATGAGAAAGTACTTTCTGTCGTAGGTGTGCTGCAAGAAGAAGAGTGCATAGCAAATGATAAGACGAAAGAGCTCTTGATAGAAGCCAGCTATATCAATCCTGATACGTTAGTGGAGGCTGTTGCGAACACTTCTTTGACAACGGATGAACTTTATTACAAGACATCAAGAGGTTCCAATCCTGATCTCTATTTCGGGTTATCGTTCTTGGCTTCTATGATGGACAATTATACAGATATCTCTTGTTATGAAGGTTCACTGATCGTGAGTGCTGAAAAAGAGCATGAAACTGTTATCGTAGATGCAAAAGAGATCTCTGCTATCATTGGTATGGATATTGAAATAGGAAAGATCGTAACCATTCTTCATAAACTTGGATTTGAGATCAATTCTATGGGGCATGATCTTATTGCTGCAGTGGTACCGCACTTTAGACATGACATTAAGCATTTACAGGATATCGCAGAAGAGATCGTACGTATCGTTGGGATCAATAACATAGAAGCCAAACCTTTTGTTTTTGCTGAAAAACCGCGTCTTAATGCTACAACCGATAGATATAAAGCAAAAAAAGCGTTTAAGAACCGTGCAGTAGGTGTATCATTCAATGAGAATGTATCGTATGTATTTTCTGAAAGATCTCTTTTGGAAAAATGTGGTTTTTCTACGTTAGAGGAAACACTTGAGCTCGCTAATCCTATCGCAGAAGAGCTCAATACATTGAGATCAACGATCTTGGTTAACTTGCTTAATGCAGTAAAGCGTAATGTGAGTTATAGTAAAAAATCGATTCCTCTGTTTGAGATAGGTGCAGTATTTGGAAGTAAGAGAGAAGAGCGTGAAGTGATCGCTTTTGTTTTTTCCGGACAAGTTGAGAGTGAAAATGTAAGAAATGCCGGGAAACCGAAGATGATCGACTTTGCCTCTTTTACCCAAAAAGTAGGTGCAGTTATCGGTGCATTTGAACTGGTACCTTGTACTTATGAAAATGGTCTTATCCATCCATATCAATCTGCAAATATCATTGTAGATGGAAAAGTGTGCGGATTCATTTCAAAGTTACATCTAACAGTGCAGGAAAGTTTTGGTATTCCTGAGACATTCATCGCGGAGATTGATTTTGATGCCTTATTGCCTAAGCATATCAATGCAACACCTATCTCTAAGTTCCAAGGTGTTTATAAAGACCTCTCTGTAGTGATCGATAAATCTTTGAACTACTATGAAGTAGCTAAAGTACTCAATGCACTTGAA
- a CDS encoding DUF481 domain-containing protein: MFKKIVSFCIILTTFSYSFINIEPPVIGEKEGLSGEVSLGAKYSSGNTDSRSAGLAAKGEYSEKEWLIYLIASYTYGESNDLKDTNDGQFHLRYVHSIIDTTYDYEFFLQTEFNEFQEIKERNLAGANIRKKLDLPFDKFYVALGLFYSYTEPDTISALDPIYRRTRMNSYVSFLKNINKNFSITYLGFYQPNVEAFSDFRISQTLQLNTIITEDLTFTFDINHNYNATPYHEIEKSDIRSTINLRYKFK; the protein is encoded by the coding sequence ATGTTTAAAAAAATTGTCTCTTTTTGTATTATACTCACTACATTTTCTTATAGTTTCATCAATATAGAACCTCCTGTTATCGGAGAGAAAGAGGGTTTGTCCGGTGAGGTTTCATTGGGGGCTAAATATAGTTCAGGTAATACAGATTCACGTTCAGCCGGATTAGCGGCTAAAGGGGAGTACAGTGAAAAAGAGTGGCTTATTTATCTTATCGCTTCTTATACCTATGGAGAATCAAACGATCTAAAAGATACAAATGATGGTCAGTTTCATCTTCGTTATGTACATTCCATCATAGATACCACCTATGATTATGAATTTTTTCTTCAAACTGAATTTAATGAGTTTCAAGAGATAAAAGAAAGAAATTTGGCAGGGGCCAATATTCGAAAAAAGTTAGACCTTCCTTTTGATAAGTTTTATGTAGCATTGGGTCTTTTTTATTCTTATACGGAACCAGATACAATTAGTGCCCTCGACCCGATATACAGACGAACACGTATGAACAGTTATGTCTCTTTTTTAAAAAATATAAATAAAAACTTTTCCATAACCTATCTTGGGTTTTATCAACCCAATGTTGAAGCGTTTTCAGACTTCAGAATATCGCAAACCCTACAACTCAATACTATTATAACGGAAGATCTCACATTTACATTTGATATCAATCACAATTATAATGCAACACCCTATCATGAGATTGAAAAAAGTGATATCCGTTCTACTATTAATTTGAGATATAAGTTCAAATAG
- a CDS encoding YdiU family protein, with protein sequence MTLNELKFQTAYLSLDSEFYDMTDPTPLDDPYLISFNPMAAELIDLDNNSKDDPRFVALLNGTFIPQGARPFSMCYAGHQFGNYAPRLGDGRAINLGSINGWHLQTKGSGETLYSRTSDGRAALPSSIREYLMSEAMHHLGIPTTRALGIIGSQTKILRNQIERGAIVMRMSPSWVRFGTFEYFYYFKEYDKLRSLTDYVITESYPNLQDDEDRYYKFFCEVVERTAKLIAQWQGIGFNHGVMNTDNMSIAGLTIDYGPYAMLDDFDYGFVCNKTDKAGRYSYGDQPNVSYWNLTMLSKALTPIIDKERMQKKLDDFGNFLYPDAYIDVMREKLGLAVKLDEDVELIKDLVGTLQDSYVDHTLFFRTLSRYDGDRMPLFDIAMNPVPVDGWLNLYDKRLSKETRTQDERQKAMLKTNPKYVLKNYMLQEAIDLAQKGDFSMVETLLYIAAHPFDELPEFEHFAGETPEEHKNICLSCSS encoded by the coding sequence ATGACACTTAATGAGCTTAAATTTCAAACTGCATATCTTTCGCTAGATAGCGAATTTTACGATATGACCGATCCCACACCACTTGATGATCCGTATCTGATCAGCTTCAATCCTATGGCGGCAGAACTGATCGATCTTGATAACAACAGCAAGGATGATCCCCGTTTTGTAGCACTGCTCAACGGTACCTTCATTCCCCAAGGGGCACGTCCCTTTTCCATGTGCTATGCTGGGCATCAGTTTGGCAATTACGCACCACGTCTGGGAGATGGAAGGGCTATCAACCTGGGAAGCATCAATGGCTGGCACCTCCAAACCAAAGGAAGTGGAGAGACACTCTACTCACGCACATCAGACGGCCGCGCGGCCCTGCCCTCTTCCATACGAGAATACCTGATGAGCGAAGCGATGCACCATCTTGGCATCCCTACAACAAGGGCTCTTGGTATCATCGGATCGCAAACGAAGATCCTACGAAATCAAATAGAACGCGGCGCCATTGTGATGCGAATGTCACCAAGTTGGGTACGTTTTGGTACGTTTGAATACTTTTACTACTTTAAAGAGTACGATAAACTCAGATCTCTCACAGACTATGTCATCACCGAATCCTACCCGAACTTGCAGGATGACGAAGATCGCTATTATAAGTTTTTTTGTGAAGTCGTTGAGCGAACGGCAAAGCTGATAGCACAGTGGCAAGGCATAGGCTTTAACCATGGTGTCATGAATACAGACAATATGTCCATCGCAGGTCTCACCATCGACTATGGGCCTTATGCCATGCTGGATGATTTTGACTACGGATTTGTCTGTAACAAAACCGATAAGGCAGGCCGCTACAGCTACGGTGACCAACCCAATGTCTCTTACTGGAACCTCACCATGCTCTCCAAAGCACTTACTCCGATCATTGATAAAGAGAGAATGCAAAAGAAACTCGATGATTTTGGTAACTTCCTCTACCCTGATGCCTATATCGATGTCATGCGCGAAAAACTGGGACTGGCTGTAAAACTGGATGAAGATGTTGAACTCATCAAAGATCTCGTAGGCACACTGCAAGACTCCTACGTGGACCATACTCTTTTCTTCCGAACTCTCAGCCGCTATGACGGTGACAGAATGCCCCTCTTTGATATCGCCATGAATCCTGTACCTGTCGACGGCTGGCTTAACCTGTATGATAAACGTTTGTCAAAGGAAACCCGCACACAAGATGAACGCCAAAAAGCGATGTTAAAAACCAACCCGAAATATGTCCTGAAAAACTATATGCTCCAAGAAGCGATAGACCTTGCGCAAAAAGGGGATTTTTCTATGGTAGAGACACTGCTGTATATCGCAGCTCATCCATTTGACGAACTGCCAGAGTTTGAACATTTTGCTGGGGAGACACCAGAAGAACACAAAAACATCTGTCTCTCCTGCTCGTCATGA
- the pheS gene encoding phenylalanine--tRNA ligase subunit alpha, translated as MENLEEKIVQADSLETLEKVRVELFGKKGVLAAEFAKMKDVPGPEKKAFAEGLNKSKAALQASFDARYEVLKSEEIEKVLKSEAIDVSLYGTLAQKGALHPVMETMDKIIDYFVALNFAVESGPMVEDDFHNFEALNLPKYHPARDMQDTFYFKDGGLLRTHTSPVQIRTMMETKPPIRMIAPGTVFRRDYDLTHTPMFHQVEGLVVDEKGKVSFANLKAILTDFLQYMFGDVEVRFRPSFFPFTEPSAEVDISCIFCAGEGCRVCSHTGWLEVLGCGIVDPNVFKAVGYEDVSGYAFGLGVERFAMLMHKIPDLRSLFEGDIRLLEQFR; from the coding sequence ATGGAAAATTTAGAAGAGAAAATTGTTCAGGCTGATTCGCTTGAAACATTAGAAAAAGTACGTGTTGAGCTTTTTGGGAAGAAGGGTGTTTTAGCAGCAGAGTTTGCTAAGATGAAAGATGTACCCGGACCAGAGAAAAAAGCATTTGCAGAGGGACTGAACAAAAGTAAAGCCGCATTGCAAGCAAGTTTTGATGCACGTTACGAAGTGCTTAAGTCTGAAGAGATAGAGAAAGTACTTAAAAGTGAAGCGATAGATGTTTCACTGTATGGCACACTGGCACAAAAAGGTGCACTGCATCCGGTGATGGAGACGATGGACAAGATCATTGACTATTTTGTAGCGTTGAACTTTGCTGTGGAGAGCGGTCCTATGGTGGAAGATGACTTCCATAACTTTGAAGCCCTTAACCTGCCTAAATACCACCCTGCACGTGATATGCAGGATACATTCTATTTTAAGGATGGCGGACTTTTACGTACACATACTTCTCCGGTACAGATACGTACGATGATGGAGACCAAACCTCCTATTCGTATGATCGCTCCGGGGACAGTGTTCAGACGTGATTATGACTTGACGCATACACCTATGTTCCATCAGGTTGAAGGTCTTGTGGTCGATGAGAAAGGTAAAGTGAGCTTTGCAAACCTCAAAGCTATTTTGACAGATTTCCTACAGTATATGTTTGGGGATGTTGAAGTACGTTTCAGACCGAGTTTCTTTCCGTTTACCGAACCGTCTGCTGAAGTAGATATCTCTTGTATCTTTTGTGCAGGTGAAGGATGCAGGGTCTGTTCACATACAGGTTGGCTGGAAGTGCTTGGATGCGGGATCGTTGATCCGAATGTCTTCAAGGCAGTAGGATACGAAGATGTGAGCGGATATGCCTTTGGTTTGGGTGTGGAGCGTTTTGCAATGCTTATGCATAAAATACCTGATCTGAGATCTTTATTTGAAGGTGATATTCGTTTGTTGGAGCAGTTTAGATGA
- a CDS encoding DUF1450 domain-containing protein, translating into MKIQICKKFSKVNKLQKKLIKAFPDDMVIVKSCISMCKLCKKQPVAKVDGNKLKAKRIPSLINKIDEL; encoded by the coding sequence ATGAAGATACAGATATGTAAAAAATTCTCGAAGGTCAATAAGCTTCAGAAGAAACTGATAAAGGCATTTCCAGATGACATGGTCATAGTGAAGTCATGTATCAGTATGTGCAAACTGTGTAAGAAACAGCCTGTAGCAAAAGTAGACGGGAACAAACTCAAAGCCAAACGTATCCCATCGCTCATCAATAAAATTGACGAGCTTTAA
- a CDS encoding histidine triad nucleotide-binding protein: protein MCIFCKIVNKEIPNNTVHESEHFLAFHDLYPKAPIHILIIPKTHVDCFQDATPETIAGLTSFAQEVATKVGIDESGYRLITNNGPDGGQEVFHLHFHLLGGGKLTWDHSHEDPHKSL from the coding sequence ATGTGCATATTCTGTAAAATAGTAAACAAAGAAATCCCCAATAACACCGTCCATGAGAGTGAACATTTTTTAGCATTTCATGATCTCTACCCTAAGGCACCAATCCATATTCTTATCATCCCGAAAACACATGTAGATTGTTTTCAGGATGCCACACCGGAGACCATAGCAGGACTCACCAGTTTTGCACAGGAAGTCGCGACAAAAGTGGGTATCGATGAATCAGGTTACAGACTCATCACCAACAATGGTCCAGATGGAGGACAAGAAGTATTTCACCTCCATTTCCACCTGTTAGGCGGAGGAAAACTTACCTGGGATCACAGCCACGAAGATCCGCATAAGAGTTTATAA
- a CDS encoding ABC-F family ATP-binding cassette domain-containing protein, whose protein sequence is MIQLTNLSKSFGGQTLFKDVNLKLSPGQKIGLVGRNGSGKSTLFKIILGEESYDSGDVSIPKNYMIGTLKQHLVFTEPTVREECALVLPEDEQWNFYKIEKLLFGLGFSAEDLEKDPMSFSGGYQIRINLVKLLATEPNMLLLDEPTNYLDLPSLRWLKGFIREFEGEVILITHDRDFMDAVTTHTMGIQRKGLRLVQGDSYKYYSTLEMEDETYEKTKANQDKKRKELEDFVARNKARASTAALAQSKQKELDKMDDMEDLQNDATLSFSFKYKETPAKVIFRAEDLGFGYNPEEPLFQGITFAMEKGKRLAIIGKNGKGKSTLLNYIAGELPLQQGKLDFHPSTTFAHFGQTNIERLNVKSTIIDEIASVNKDIGIPESRSIAGRMMFSGDLADKKIEVLSGGERSRVMLGKIIATPANLLFLDEPTNHLDMQSIDALADAIEDFEGSLIMVTHSEMLLRRLADALIIFHKGGAEYFEGTYDEFLEKIGWEEEEGAAPKKKKPKINHKERKKLRKAVIQERNELRKPYTKEIKLCEEKIEGLEAELEAKNAELEKASNSGDNAVIMELSREVGLVQQEVDALFERLEIATEKDDEIVAEYELKLEEIDA, encoded by the coding sequence ATGATACAACTTACAAACCTCTCTAAAAGCTTTGGGGGACAAACCCTTTTTAAAGATGTCAACCTCAAGCTTTCACCTGGACAGAAAATTGGACTTGTCGGACGTAACGGGTCTGGTAAATCGACGCTTTTTAAGATCATCCTTGGTGAAGAGAGTTATGATTCCGGAGATGTAAGTATTCCCAAGAACTACATGATAGGTACACTTAAACAACATCTTGTGTTTACAGAACCTACAGTACGTGAAGAGTGTGCATTGGTACTTCCTGAAGATGAACAATGGAACTTTTATAAGATAGAAAAACTGCTTTTTGGACTGGGGTTTTCAGCAGAAGATCTGGAGAAAGATCCTATGAGTTTTTCCGGAGGATACCAGATACGTATCAATCTTGTGAAACTTTTGGCAACAGAGCCCAATATGTTATTGCTAGATGAACCTACCAACTACCTTGACCTACCTTCTTTACGATGGTTGAAAGGGTTCATTAGGGAGTTTGAGGGTGAAGTGATACTCATCACACACGACCGTGACTTTATGGACGCTGTGACGACCCATACGATGGGTATACAGCGTAAAGGACTTCGTTTGGTGCAGGGTGACAGTTATAAGTACTACTCGACACTTGAGATGGAAGATGAAACGTATGAAAAAACCAAGGCAAATCAAGATAAAAAGCGTAAAGAACTTGAAGACTTTGTCGCACGTAATAAAGCCAGAGCATCTACAGCTGCACTTGCACAGTCCAAGCAAAAAGAACTGGACAAGATGGATGACATGGAAGATTTGCAGAATGATGCTACTTTGTCATTCAGTTTCAAATATAAGGAGACACCTGCAAAAGTCATTTTCCGTGCAGAAGATCTGGGCTTTGGGTACAACCCTGAAGAACCATTGTTTCAAGGCATTACTTTTGCTATGGAGAAGGGTAAACGTCTGGCTATTATCGGTAAGAATGGTAAGGGTAAGTCAACGCTGCTCAATTACATTGCAGGAGAATTACCACTCCAACAGGGGAAGCTTGACTTTCATCCTTCTACCACATTCGCGCACTTTGGACAGACGAACATCGAAAGACTGAATGTCAAATCAACGATCATTGATGAGATCGCTTCAGTCAATAAAGATATAGGTATACCAGAGTCACGCAGTATTGCTGGGCGTATGATGTTCTCAGGAGACCTTGCGGATAAAAAGATAGAAGTACTTTCCGGAGGAGAGCGCAGCCGTGTCATGCTAGGAAAGATCATCGCAACACCCGCAAATCTTCTCTTCCTTGATGAACCCACCAACCACCTTGATATGCAGTCCATTGATGCTCTGGCAGATGCCATAGAAGACTTTGAAGGTTCTCTCATTATGGTCACGCACTCAGAGATGCTGTTAAGAAGATTGGCTGACGCGCTTATTATCTTTCATAAGGGTGGTGCAGAGTATTTTGAGGGTACCTATGATGAATTTCTGGAAAAGATAGGTTGGGAAGAGGAAGAAGGGGCAGCACCTAAAAAGAAGAAACCTAAGATCAACCATAAAGAACGCAAGAAACTGCGTAAAGCTGTGATACAGGAACGTAATGAACTGCGTAAGCCTTATACGAAAGAGATAAAGCTCTGTGAAGAAAAAATTGAAGGGCTTGAAGCAGAACTTGAGGCTAAAAATGCAGAGCTTGAAAAAGCATCAAACTCTGGTGACAACGCTGTCATTATGGAACTTTCACGTGAAGTAGGTCTTGTACAGCAGGAAGTGGATGCACTGTTCGAACGTTTGGAAATAGCTACGGAAAAAGATGATGAGATCGTGGCTGAGTATGAACTCAAGCTTGAAGAGATAGACGCATAA
- a CDS encoding OsmC family protein has product MQVSVEYLGEKKFKANTIKSSYILDCKEITPVEYFATGVIGCTGIDLVMMAEKDGFEVTNYSVKAEIERTETVPMKFASMHIIYAFDGAFDATKAKRYIGASLESYCTTVNSIRDSVKVSYTIIQNGEKIADKEELVSMSVPLEDGFGGACCS; this is encoded by the coding sequence ATGCAGGTATCAGTAGAGTATCTAGGTGAGAAAAAATTTAAAGCAAATACAATCAAGTCTTCATATATTTTAGACTGTAAAGAGATCACTCCGGTGGAGTATTTCGCGACGGGTGTCATAGGATGTACGGGGATAGACCTTGTAATGATGGCTGAAAAGGATGGCTTTGAAGTGACGAATTATTCTGTAAAGGCAGAGATAGAGAGAACAGAGACTGTCCCTATGAAGTTTGCATCTATGCACATCATCTATGCGTTTGACGGGGCATTTGATGCGACTAAAGCAAAACGTTATATAGGGGCATCTTTAGAGAGTTACTGTACAACGGTGAACTCTATCCGTGATTCAGTGAAGGTGAGTTATACGATCATACAAAATGGTGAGAAGATCGCTGACAAAGAAGAACTTGTCTCCATGAGCGTACCGCTTGAAGACGGTTTCGGAGGAGCTTGCTGCTCGTAG